The stretch of DNA AATCCCTGTATTCTTCTCCAAGGGAAAAACTCCCATGCGTGCGGAAATCCAGATCCGTACCAATGGAATGGATTTCTGGGCTACTCTGGAACATCAGCTGCGTTACAAACAGAATATCGAAGAAATGGACGGTTATGAGGAAGTCAGCAATGAGCTGCTGAACTGCGCTCGCGCTGTGATCGATATGGATAACGAAATGCAGCGGATCAAAAACAAGATCGGACAATTCCATGATATTTAAAAAACAGGTGAGGCTGTTACAGCCTCACCTGTTCTTTCTCACTGTTTTTCACCCGGAACGCCCGCGGTGTCATGTGATAATGTTCCTTGAATACCCGATGAAAATAACTGTTATTTTCATAGCCTACAGCTGCAATGATGTCACTGACAGGCAGATCTGTTTCACACATCAGCTCTACAGCTTTATTCAATCTCTTTCTCTGAAGCAGCTCCTTGAAATTAAATCCTGTCGTTTTCTTGATCATTTTGCTTAAAACATGCATAGGCAGGTGAAGTCGGCTACACAGCTCAGTCAAGGTAGCAGTCCGATATTTCTGCTCAATGTAATCCAGTGTTGTCATAGAGATCATATTTTCGTACTGATTGGGCAGACGCATCTCCACATACTGCACCGCTTCTATCAGATACATGAATATCAGGCCCATTGTGGTCTGATTGATCCGCTCTCTGTTCTCCTCACCGTTTACAAGAGAATAGATGATATTTTCCAGAAGATTCTGGATCTGCAGCACTTCCGCAACCTTAAAATGAAGATATTCCCCACGCTCTTCATCCTGACGCAGGACATTCACCAGAAAATCTGCCAGCATATTATCATTGCCCGCCATGGAATAGGCCACATCAAAAAACTCCGGCAGCACCATAAAATTGATCGCAATATCATTCTGTCCCGCTTTCAGAATCTCATGCTTCGTAAACTGATTGAGAAAAAGCAGCTCACCTTTGTTAACTATGACTTTTTTTCCGTCAATGATATTCGTCAG from Blautia sp. SC05B48 encodes:
- a CDS encoding AraC family transcriptional regulator, which translates into the protein MQQALLDQLRKITEEERKILDGEAEVDRDLYTSGRDFTVDSRKMLKEGRLIAVRTHTRFVYFPAHRHNFVEVLYVCEGSLTNIIDGKKVIVNKGELLFLNQFTKHEILKAGQNDIAINFMVLPEFFDVAYSMAGNDNMLADFLVNVLRQDEERGEYLHFKVAEVLQIQNLLENIIYSLVNGEENRERINQTTMGLIFMYLIEAVQYVEMRLPNQYENMISMTTLDYIEQKYRTATLTELCSRLHLPMHVLSKMIKKTTGFNFKELLQRKRLNKAVELMCETDLPVSDIIAAVGYENNSYFHRVFKEHYHMTPRAFRVKNSEKEQVRL